The sequence CAATGGCAAGTTTATCGTTTGCTTAAAGAATGTGAAAAACGTGATATTGAATTAATTTTAGATTTAAAAAATGAGATCCGAGCCGAGGGAATCTCTAATATTGGTATAGAATTTCATCAATAACGTGAGATTTGTCACAATTTTTAAAAATCTTGCTTTTAATTCATCGTAAGTTAGATTATCCTTTGCACAGCTTTTGTGGTTAGCCCGCAGGCATATTTTGAAGAGTCAAATTTTTATTTAACAGAAGGTACAAATTTATGAACAAAACAGATTTAATTGACGCAATTGCAAGTGCTGCAGAATTAAACAAAAAACAAGCTAAAGCGGCGTTAGAAGCTACTTTAGAAGCTATTACTGCAAGCCTCAAAAAAGGTGAACCTGTACAATTAATTGGTTTCGGTACATTCAAAGTAAATGCACGTGCTGCACGTACTGGTCGTAACCCACAAACTGGTGCTGAAATTAAAATCGCAGCATCTAAAGTGCCAGCGTTTGTATCTGGTAAAGCATTAAAAGATGCAATCAAATAATTAATATTTGAATGATTTTAAACCCTGCCAATGAGCAGGGTTTTTTGTTGCCTAAAATTTACTTTACAAAACAATATTGTTTACATAAACTTTCGAACCGAAATTTATTGCATTTAAGGATAGCTTTATGAAAAAAAGTAGCCAGCCTCGTAATACTAAACAACGTCGCCATACAATTATGCAACTTTTGCAAGAACAAGGTGAGGTGAGTGTAGAGCAGCTAGTACAGCTTTTTGATATATCTGAAGTGACTATTCGTAAAGACTTAAGTGCGCTAGAAACAAATGGTTTTTTATTGCGTAAATATGGCGGCGCAATTTTAATGCCAAAAGAAATTATTGATGAAAACGAAAATGATGAACTTACGAAACGAAAGTTTGTCATAGCGAGAGCTGCCGCCGAACGTATTCGTGATCATAATCGTATTATCGTAGATAGCGGTAGTACTACGGCGGCTTTGATTAAACAACTTAATTTAAAACAAGGCTTAGTGGTCATGACGAACTCGCTTTCGGTAGCAACAGAATTGAGAGCATTGGAAAATGAGCCAACGTTACTGATGACAGGGGGAACTTGGGATACTCGTTCGGAATCGTTTCAAGGAAAAGTAGCTGAACAGGTGCTACGTTCTTACGATTTTGATCAACTTTTTATTGGTGCCGATGGCATTGATCTAACGCGAGGTTCTACGACTTTTAATGAACTTGTAGGATTAAGCCAGGTGATGGCAGAAGTTTCTCGTGAAGTTGTTGTCATGGTGGAATCTCAGAAAATTGGTCGAAAAATGCCAAATTTAGAATTAACTTGGCAACAAATTGATGTGCTTATTACTGATACAGGATTATCAGAACAAGACAAACAAGTCATTTTGGCTCGTGGCGTAGAAGTAATTTGCGTATAAAGTGCGGTTAAAAAAGTAGACGTATTTTTTATTTAATTAACAATAAGGAAAGCTTATGTGTGGTATTGTCGGCGCGGTAGCGCAACGTGATGTAGCGGAAATTTTAATTAATGGTTTACATCGTTTGGAATATCGTGGTTATGATTCTGCAGGCGTTGCAGTGGTAAATGAACATCATGAATTACAACGAGTGCGCTGTTTAGGTAAAGTTAAAGCATTAGATGAGGCGGTATCGGAGAAACCATTGATTGGTGGTACAGGCATTGCGCATACGCGTTGGGCAACGCATGGTGAACCATCAGAAACCAATGCTCATCCACATGCGTCAGGCACTTTTGCCGTAGTACATAACGGTATCATTGAAAATCATGAAGAACTTCGAGAATTATTAAGATCTCGTGGTTATGTATTTTTATCGCAAACAGATACTGAAGTGATTGCTCACCTCGTTGAGTGGGAAATGCGTAGCACGGATTCACTTTTAGACGCTGTGAAAAAAGCAGTAAAACAACTCACGGGCGCATATGGTATGGTGGTAATGGATAGTCGTCATCCTGAGCATTTAGTCGCAGCTCGTTCTGGCAGTCCGCTAGTGATTGGTTTAGGTATCGGTGAAAATTTCTTAGCTTCAGATCAACTTGCACTTTTAAGTGTTACCCGCCGTTTTATCTTTTTAGAAGAAGGGGATATTGCAGAAATTACACGTCGTACAGTTGATATTTATGATACTTACGGCAATAAAGTTGAGCGCGAAATTCACGAATCTAATCTTGAAAATGACGCGGCAGAGAAAGGTAAATTCCGCCATTTTATGCAGAAAGAAATTTACGAACAGCCAACCGCACTTATCAATACAATGGAAGGACGTATCAATCATGAAAATGTGATCGTCGATTCAATCGGTAATGGTGCAAAAGGCATTTTAGAAAAAGTTGAGCATATTCAAATTGTTGCTTGTGGTACATCCTATAATGCAGGTATGGTGGCGCGTTATTGGTTTGAATCTTTGGCTGGAGTGAGCTGTGATGTTGAAATTGCCTCAGAGTTTCGTTATCGCAAGTTTGTTACACGTCCAAATAGCTTATTGATTACACTTTCTCAATCTGGCGAAACAGCCGATACTTTAGCTGCACTTCGTTTAGCGAAAGAAAAGGGCTACATGGCGGCATTAACAATTTGTAATGTGCCAGGCTCTTCGCTAGTACGCGAATCAGATCTTGCATTTATGACGCGTGCTGGTGTTGAAGTTGGGGTGGCATCAACAAAAGCATTTACGACACAGCTCGCTGCGTTATTAATGTTGGTGACGGCACTTGGTAAAGTTAAAGGTCATATTTCTGCAGAAAAAGAGCAAGAGATTATCAAAGCAATGCAATCTTTACCTGCTGAAATTGAAAAAGCGTTAGCTTTTGATACAGAAATTGAGGCATTGGCTGAGGATTTTGCTGAAAAACATCATGCGCTTTTCTTAGGTCGTGGTGCATTTTACCCAATTGCCGTAGAGGCCTCTTTGAAATTGAAAGAGATTTCTTATATTCACGCTGAAGCATATGCGGCTGGAGAATTGAAGCATGGTCCATTAGCGTTGATTGATGCCGATATGCCAGTAATTGTTGTGGCGCCAAATAATGAATTATTAGAGAAAGTAAAATCGAATATTGAAGAAGTTCGTGCTCGTGGCGGTCAATTATACGTATTTGCCGATAAAGAAGCGGGCTTTACACCAAGTGAAGGAATGAAAATTATCACGATGCCAAAAGTCAATGATATCGTTGCACCGATTTTTTATACCATCCCAATGCAGTTGCTTTCTTATCATGTGGCCTTAATTAAAGGTACTGACGTAGATCAACCTCGTAACTTAGCGAAGTCTGTTACCGTAGAATAAAGTGCGGTTGATTTTAAGATAAATTTAAAGCACAGGTTATAGCTTGTGCTTTATCATGATTGAATGAAAAGGGCGAACATTAAAATGTTCGCCCTTTGCTATCTAAAAAAACGTATAACTTAGCCCATACCGTATTTTTTTAGTTTTTTACGTAATGTACCACGGTTGATACCAAGCATATTTGCTGCACGGGTTTGATTACCACGAGTATATTGCATAATCATATCTAACATCGGGTGTTCAACTTCCGCTAATACTAATTCGTAAAGATCATTCACATCTTGACCATCTAATTGTGTTAAATAATTACGCAATGCTTGTTTTACTGAATCGCGTAATGGTTTGTTGGTCACTTGTGATTGCGCATTTAATACTGATACCGTTAAGGCTTCAGCAGGATTACGTTGTTGTTCTAACATTTTTCTTTATCCAAAATTAAATTGAAAAAATCTTCCAATACAATGAGTTGCTCTTTCGGATCACTAATTGTATTAAAAGTCTGTTTAAAAACGGAATCAGGTTGAATTCCCTGTAAATACCAAGCCACATGTTTACGCGCAATGCGATAGCCTTTTTGTTCGCCATAGAATTGATGTAATTCTTGAATATGACGCAAAATTTGACCGCACTTTTCGTTTAAACTTGGCATTTGGCTTATCGAGTCATGCTCAATTAGATTTTCCACAGCTTGAAATAGCCAAGGGTTACCTAGCGCAGCACGACCGATCATAATGGCATCCGCTCCAGTATAATCGAGAACGAATTTTGCTTTCCGAGCAGAATCAATATCACCATTGGCTATAACCGGTATGGCAATTGCTTGTTTAACAGCTTTGATGTTGTCATATTCCGCTTCGCCTTCAAAAAGACAAGCTCGTGTACGACCATGCACTGTTAATGCTTGTATGCCACATTGTTCTGCAATTTTGCCGATTTGAACGCAGTTTCGATTAGATTTATCCCAGCCTGTACGAATTTTTAAGGTCACTGGCACATTGACGGCTGCCACTACTTCTCGTAAGATTTTTTCCACCAAATCTGGAAATTGCAACAACGCAGAGCCTGCGAGTTTGCGATTTACTTTTTTGGCGGGACACCCCATATTAATGTCAATGATTTGTGCGCCATATTCCACGTTGATAGCCGCAGCTTGTGCCATCTCGAGTGGATCACTGCCTGCAATTTGCACGGTATTGAGACCTAAATCTTCACTATGTGCCAAACGCAATTTGGATTTTTCGGTATGCCAAACTTGCGGATTTGTGGACATCATTTCTGAAAATGTGAGTCCAGCACCATAATATGCACAAAGACGACGGAAAGGCTGGTCGGTAATACCCGCCATTGGTGCAAGTAAAACACGATTTTTTAATTGGTATGAACCGATTCGCATTTTACGTTACCTTCCTAGTAAGTCTAAATCTAATTAGTGTCGAACTGGTCGACGACCGACAAGGCTGGCTATAATACGCATTTTGCCTTACTTTGCAAAGTGAAATTTGTTTAAAAAATACACTTTTTTTGATTGACAAAAAGAAATTAAAGCGTTTTTAGCTTACCCGTAATTCGGCACCATTCTTCTCTCACCGCAACTGGCTCTAACGCAAATGTTTGCGTATAGGCATCGGATACCGATTGAGCTTGAGTTTCTAAAATGCCCGATAAACCGAGATCGCCATTCGGTTTAACAAGTTGGCTAATGATTGGGTAAAGTTCTTTGAGAGGGCCAGCAAGAATATTTGCCACCACGACATCAGCTTTTAAATCAGAGGGTTTTTCATCAGATAAGAACAGCTGTAGGCGATCTGCAACGCCATTTTGTTCGGCATTATTGCGACTGGCTAGAATCGCTTGTGGATCGATATCAATTCCCACCGCACTTTTCGCACCAAGTTTTAATGCGGCAATAGCTAAAATGCCTGAACCACAACCAAAATCAATGACAGTTTTATCTTTTAAATCTAGGCCATCTAGCCATTCTAAACATAGTGCGGTTGTAGGATGCGTGCCTGTACCAAACGCTAAACCTGGGTCGAGCATCACATTGACGGCATTTTCATCAGGCACATCACGCCAACTTGGACAAATCCATAAACGTTTACCAAATTGCATTGGGTGGAAGTTATCCATCCACTCGCGCTCCCAGTCTTTATCTTCTATTTGTTCAATTTTGTATGCCGTATTGCTATCTAAGTGTTTCGCTTCTTTTAATAAGCGGACTATTTCTGCCATATCTGTTTCTGCATCAAATAACGCAATAACATCGGTGTTACCCCATAAACGAGTTTCACCAGGCAAAGGCTCAAAAATCGGGGTGTCTTGACTATCCATAAAAGTCACAGAAACGGAGCCGATTTCTTCTAAAAAATCACTTATTTGTTCTGCTTTTTCATTGGTGCTATTTAGGCGAATTTGAATCCAAGCCATTTGTTTTTTCCTTTATTTCATAAAATGGGACGTATTATACCGATTTTTTCAAAAGTTTCGGCAGTAAAGTCGAGCCAAGAGTGGCAAGCATGATGATTGTTATACCAAGTGCAGCTGAAAATGACAGTGTTTCACCAAGTAATGATACGGCAAATAAGATGCCGAATAACGGCTCAAGTGCGACTAAAATACCGGAGATATTGGCATCCACACTATTAAGGCCTTTATTCCATAACCAATAGGCAAGCCAGCTACAGCCAATGGCAAGATATAATAAACCTGCAATACCCGTAGAATTTAATGATATTTGCCAGTTTTCTGTGAGTAATAGCGTAAATGGCAATGTTGTGAGGGTCCCAAGTACAATGCTGACGGAGGTATAGGCTTGCGTTGAGACTTTGGCTACAACTCGCTGTGTCCAACGCAGCACAGCAGCAAAAATGATCCCAGCACTTAGTACTAATAAACAGCCAAATAAACTGATGTTATCAATGCCTTCATTATTTTTTCCACCATTGATTAAAATCGCCACGCCAATAAATGCCATTGCGCCGAATAGCCAGTGAAACCATTTTGCTTTGTCTTTAAAGAAGAAATGCCCAACAAATACAACGAGCAGCGGTTCTAGCCCAATCATGGTGACTGCACTGGACGCAGAGGTATATTTTAGCCCGATGAATTGCAATAAAAATACGGCGGTGTAGTTAAAGAATGCCAACCACCAAAGCTGTTTACGCATGGGTTTATCAATTTTTTTCCAACGACGTAAAAAGAGTGGCATGACAATAATCATTGCAATAATTAACCGCACTTGCACAACAAGCACAGGATCCATCATCGAATAAGTGAGCTTACCGACGATTAATGAACTGCTCCAAATAAGTAGCGCAAGAATTTGATAGAGCATTGATGTATCCCTGTGAATTGTTTCAATTCTATGTTTTAGCGTAGAAATTGCTGAAAGTGAGAAAATTAAATATCACCTTCCTCTCATTTAGAAGAAGGTGACAGCATATTAATTAATGCTTAAAGTGCGGTAACTTTTAATTGAGTTTTTTCAATACGACGTTCACCCAATTTATTACCCACTAAAAAGGCAATTAATCCAAATACTAATGACGGTACGATTTGATGGAAATTAAATAATTTTATGCCAAGTTGAGTGAGCAAGATATAACTCCCCAAGCCGATAATCATTGAGCTTAACGCACCATAAGCATTTGCTTTATCCCAGTAAATCCCTAGCACAATCACCCATAAAAATGCGGCTTCCAGTCCACCAAAGGCAAATAGGTTTAACCAAATAATCATATCTGGTGGATTGAGGGCGGCAACGATTAGAAGTGCGGTCAAAATCAGCGTAATAATTGATGAAAAATAACTCACTTTTTTCTCATTTTTGGCAGCTTCTGGTTTTGTAGAAAGGTATAAATCTTTTACAAAAATAGAAGAAGATTGAATAAGTTGCGCATCAATTGTGGACATAATTGCTGACATCGGTGCGGCTAAGAAAATACCGGCAATAATAGGTGGTAATACTTTTAGCATTAAAGTTGGAATCACTTGATCTGATACCGTTAAATTTGGAATAACTGCACGACCAAGTGCACCAGCTAAGTGCATCCCGAACATAATGATGGAAAGTACAATTGTTCCTATCAGCATGCCTCTATGTAAGGCTTTGCTATCTTTAAATGCCATACATCGAACAGCTGTATGTGGAAGACCGACGACCCCGAAACAGACGAGCACCCAGAAGGAAGCCATAAATTGAAAATCTAACATTCCATTTGGCCCGTAAGGTGTGACTAACGCAGGATCGATTTCTGTTAATTTATTAACCGCACTTTCTACACCACCGAGCGCATAAATGGTTCCTACAAGGAGAATAATAGTACCTAAAATCATGACGGTACCTTGAATAGTATCCGTGAGTACGACAGCACGGAATCCCCCGATAAATGTATAGATACCTACCGTTAAAGCAAATAAGAGCAATGCTTGAGTATAAGAAATGCCAATGGTTGTTTCTAGTAAACGCGCACCGCCAATAAATTGCACGGTCATGGCCGCAAAAAATGCGAGAAGAAGGGCAAGGCTTGATAGCCAGACTAAATATTTGTTTTTATAACGATAAAGGAAAAGATCGTTAATCGTTAACGCATTGGTTTCTCTTGATAATAGTGCGAATTTTTTACCTAATGCGCCTAATGCAAGCCACACAGCAGGGACTTGAATCATCGCAAGTAATACCCAGCCTAATCCGTATTTATAAGCTGCTCCAGGGCCGCCTACAAAAGAACTTGCACTGGCATAAGTTGACGCGGTTGTCATTGCAAGAACAAAACCCGTCATCGAACGATTACCTACATAATATTCCGTTAGGAAATCGCCTTTGGTTCGTTTTACATAAGCGAAAATCGCAGCACCAAATATAAATGCAAGATAAATAATTAAAGGGAGAATAATACCTAAATTCATTTTTGATTCTCCTCATCCTTGATTTCAAGAGAGATATCTTGATAAATAATTTTGATAATCCAATGGCCAATTACAATAAACAGAATAGGCAAATAAATACAAGAGAGTTCGAACCAGAGGGGGAAACCAATCGGCCCTTGAGTTTCTTTAGGCAAATAAGCACATAAGCACCAACCTATCACATATAAAATAGATAGACCTAATGCCCAACTAGCTTCCTTGGCCGCTTGTTGATAACGTTGTTTTAATGTCATGTTTCTTCCTTAAAATTTTTATAAGTGAAAGTATATTTTTGAATGGTATAAGGGGCGTATATTTCATACGCCCCTTGTGTTTGCTAATCTTACAACTTTTTTGAATAATTCAAAATGTTTTGCTGATTTCTAAGTAAATTCGATTTTTATCATATTCATAAAAAGGATGATTACTGGTTACCTTTTGATACGACCAAGATAATTTCGGTGTGATTCCCCAGATATGAAAGTTTCTATGCCAGATAGTAAATACTGATGCATATTCCTTATTTTTCTGGCGAATACCAATAAGATCTTTTTCTTTATAGGCACGTTGTGCATAATTCAGGATTAAACGAGTTGATATTCCAGCTTTCCATTCTTTCCCCCATCCTAATCGGACATTTTTTCGTTGATAAGCGTTATCTAAATCTCGAGTATTTTCGCGATTATAATCAACGCCACCAAACCAATACTGTCCATTTTTCGCTAGGTAAAGTAGCGTAGAGGAAGCTAGATAGTTATTTCCATTTAGATGTTTACGAGTTTCATAGCGTTGTTCACCATATTCAAGTGCGGTTGAAATTTGCCATTTTTCATTTAGCCAATTGGATAAATCCAATCTAGCACCTGAATTTTTAGAGTATTGTTTCATCGCATTTCCACCAGATGAGCCGCCTGCATACCAGCGCTTCTCTGTAAATGGCATTAATGATAGTTCAAATCGTGCAGTTTGGTATCCAAGACCCACACCAGTTCTCACGTTAAATTCATTATATTTCTTGTTATCCCAATAATATTTCCCACTACCTTCCAAGGATAATTTTGTAAAGTAGTTGTGAGGTAATGACCATTTCTTTTCAGCATTCCCAAAATACGAAAATCCTCTGGCACTTTCTTTTTCCCAAGCTGTCCAGTTGCCAATTTTGGTGCCTGCTTTTGGCGCATTATTGATATTACTTTCATTTAAAAAACTAAATCCACCTTGGATTTTCCATTGTTCTCGTTGATTTAAGGCTGAAAGATATTGTTCAATTATTTTTACAGAATCGGGGGAAACTTGCTCTGCTCTTAACTTTTGAAATTGATCTTTTGCCGCCTCGTTATCATTATTCAGAAACAAGGCTTGAGCTAATTGATAGCGTAAAGGTAAAAGATCAGTTTTCTGTGAAAATAAGTGTCGGTAGGCTTTAACGGAATCAGAAAAATATCCTTTTTCTCGTAAGTCAATCGCTTCAGCCCATTCTAACAAAAATGGATCTTTTTTAGGTAAAGGCTGATATAGCGGTAATAAAAGTTGTACTGCCTCACCATTATTTTGCAATACGGCAGGAATAAGACCGCGAATAATCAAGTCAGGATGTTTCGATAATTCTTCTTTTGTAATTGATAACTTCGATGGCTTGTTATTGGCTAAAAGTGCGGTTGGTTTTTGTGGTAAATTTGGTTTAGCCAAATGTAGCTGTTCATCTAAACGCCCATCATGTGGCTGAGGCGATTTTTCTACAGCAATAGAATTTGATGCTAAAAATAATGCTACGGTGAGAGATAAACTAAATTTAGTTTGTATATTCATTTTTATCCTTATTGGGAAAGAATAAAGCAAGCCTAAGCTTGCTTTAATTTAATAGAATAAAAGGCTATTTTTTTGCCGCGAATGCACCAGCCCAAGAATTATCATTTGCTTTCACTAAGCCGCCTAATTCTTTTGCATTTTCGCCATAGAATTTCCCTTCAGCTGTACCTTGAGAATTTAAAAGATCAGACTTAGCTGTTCCTGCAAAACTATTTCCTGAAATCTTTGTATCAACTGTCACAACATCAACATTACCAGCGCTAATCGTCCCTGTTAATTTTTTATTACCAAAATCAGCAGTGAAAGTTGAAGAACCTTTTATATAATCTTCATCTGGTAATTTATCTGTATCTGCTGAAATAACGCTATCCCCTCTATAGGTCACTACACCTGATGATGGCATTGATTTTGTAGGGTTTCCATTATAAAAGAAAATATCTTCTTGACCTGCTTCAACATTGCCAATAGTGCCAATACGAACATTTGTATATTTTCCACAGCACACGGAAACGTTATTAGGGAATTTATAGCTATTAAATGTTGAACCTGCACCATATTCCGCCCAACTACCAGAAAAAATATTACCACCATTAGATGGAGGTGCAATACGAACAGTTTTACCATCAATAGATAATGTTTCTAAATTATAATCCGTCAAATTTGCACGTTTAATATTAGCATTGTCATCTTCACCTGTAGCTACTAATGCTGCTCCAGTTTCATTGGAAGAGACTTGGACTGGATTATTGTTACCTACTGCTGTCGAATTAATTTGATTTTGCCCATTATCAGGAGCCGAATTATCACTGCCGCCACTACTTCCACAAGCAGCTAAAGTTAATGTAGCTAAAGCTGTTAAACTAAACTTTAAAATCGCATTCTTCATCGTTTACCTCTAAGTTCTTTATTAAACACATTTAATATAAATACATAAAATAAATTTATGTAGACTTTCATCTTACCATAAAATTAATATCATTATGTATAAACCTATAAAAAATAAGGTAAAAACAATGTCTGCCTTTACCTTAATAACTTATAAATTATTCATGCATCCCTAATTTTTTCTCCAAATAGTGGATGTTTGTTCCGCCTTTTTGGAAATTTTCATCTTCAAGAATTAATTCATGAAGTGGGATGTTGGTCTTGATACCATCAATAATTGTTTCAGATAATGCATTTTGCATACGACGGATTGCAACTTCACGCGTATCGCCATAAGTGATAAGTTTTGCGATCATAGAGTCGTAATGTGGAGGCACAGTATAGCCGCCATAAACATGAGAATCCCAACGAACGCCCAAACCGCCCGGTGAATGTAAGTGATTTACTTTACCTGGAGACGGTAAGAATGTTTTTGGATCTTCTGCGTTAATACGGCATTCCATTGCATGACCTTTAACTTTGATGTCTTCTTGTTTAAAGGAAATCGGCAAGCCTGCTGCGATGCGTAATTGCTCTTTCACTAAATCTACACCTGTAATCATTTCAGTTACTGGGTGTTCTACTTGAATACGCGTATTCATTTCAATGAAATAGAATTCGCCGTTTTCATATAAGAATTCAAATGTACCTGCTCCACGATAGCCGATTTCTACACAAGCTTTTGCACAGCGTGAGCTGATATCGCGACGAACTTCTTCAGTGATACCTGGCGCAGGTGCTTCTTCCACAACTTTTTGGTGACGACGTTGCATTGAGCAGTCACGTTCAGCCAAATAAACTGCATTGCCATGCGTGTCTGCTAATACTTGAATTTCCACGTGACGTGGATTTTCTAAGTATTTTTCCATATAGACCATATCATTATTGAATGCAGCTTTCGCTTCTGCTTTGGTCATCGCGATAGATTCTTCTAATGTGTCTTCGCTACGTACAACACGCATTCCTCGACCGCCACCACCGCCAGATGCTTTGATGATGATTGGATAGCCAATACGTTTGGCGATTTCTTTATTTTTACTAATATCGTTACCTACAGGCCCATCAGAACCCGGTACACAAGGCACGCCTGCTTTTTTCATCGCTTTAATAGCTGAAACTTTATCGCCCATTAAACGGATGACATCTGCTGTTGGGCCGATGAAAGTGAAACCTGAACGTTCAACTTGTTCAGCAAAATCAGCATTTTCAGATAAAAAACCGTATCCTGGATGAATTGCATCTGCGCCTGTTACTTCGGCGGCAGCAATGATAGCTGGAATATTTAAATAACTTTTTGCGGAAGGTGCTGGACCGATACAAACGGTTTCATCTGCGAGTAAAACGTGTTTTAAATCACGATCGGCGGTGGAGTGAACCGCCACTGTTTTAATACCTAATTCTTTACAAGCACGTAAAATGCGTAGTGCAATTTCACCGCGGTTAGCAATCACAACTTTTTCTAACATAAAAGAGTCCGTTTAGTCAGATAGACGTGAATTTTTATGTAGGTTCTTGAAATATTGTTCTCCCTATAAAATTTGGTGTAAACAGATTTCAATTTATATTGCCTACGATAAATTCTCTCTAATTGTTTGTATATGAAATAGGCGGACTAAAGTCCGCCCGACGAAAATATTGGAAATTATTCAACAACGATTAATGGTTCGTCGAATTCAACAGCGTCACCGTCGTTGATAAGAATTGCTTTTACTACGCCAGCTTTGTCCGCTTCAATACGGTTCATCATTTTCATTGCTTCAACGATACAAAGCGCGTCGCCAACTTTCACAGATTGACCCACTTCAACGAATGCTTTTGCTTCTGGGCTTGGACTGCGATAGAACGTTCCTACCATTGGTGAACGTACAAGATGGCCTGATAATTCATCAGATGCAGCTGGTGCTGGTGTCGCTGCCGCTTGAGCTTGAGCTGGCGCAGCAGCTGGAATTGGTGCTACTACTGGTGCTGCAGCATATTGAACGGCTGCAGGAGCAATTGCTGGCGCTGCACGGCTAATACGTACTGTACCTTCTTCTTCCTGCACTTCTAATTCAGTAATGCCAGATTCTTCTACTAATTCGATTAATTTTTTGATTTTACGAATGTCCATACGTTCTTCCTAAAAAGATTGAAATTTTAACCGCACTTTTAAATAAACGAAAAAGTGCGGTT comes from Haemophilus haemolyticus and encodes:
- a CDS encoding DeoR/GlpR family DNA-binding transcription regulator yields the protein MKKSSQPRNTKQRRHTIMQLLQEQGEVSVEQLVQLFDISEVTIRKDLSALETNGFLLRKYGGAILMPKEIIDENENDELTKRKFVIARAAAERIRDHNRIIVDSGSTTAALIKQLNLKQGLVVMTNSLSVATELRALENEPTLLMTGGTWDTRSESFQGKVAEQVLRSYDFDQLFIGADGIDLTRGSTTFNELVGLSQVMAEVSREVVVMVESQKIGRKMPNLELTWQQIDVLITDTGLSEQDKQVILARGVEVICV
- the fis gene encoding DNA-binding transcriptional regulator Fis, which encodes MLEQQRNPAEALTVSVLNAQSQVTNKPLRDSVKQALRNYLTQLDGQDVNDLYELVLAEVEHPMLDMIMQYTRGNQTRAANMLGINRGTLRKKLKKYGMG
- a CDS encoding DMT family transporter, with the translated sequence MLYQILALLIWSSSLIVGKLTYSMMDPVLVVQVRLIIAMIIVMPLFLRRWKKIDKPMRKQLWWLAFFNYTAVFLLQFIGLKYTSASSAVTMIGLEPLLVVFVGHFFFKDKAKWFHWLFGAMAFIGVAILINGGKNNEGIDNISLFGCLLVLSAGIIFAAVLRWTQRVVAKVSTQAYTSVSIVLGTLTTLPFTLLLTENWQISLNSTGIAGLLYLAIGCSWLAYWLWNKGLNSVDANISGILVALEPLFGILFAVSLLGETLSFSAALGITIIMLATLGSTLLPKLLKKSV
- the dusB gene encoding tRNA dihydrouridine synthase DusB — encoded protein: MRIGSYQLKNRVLLAPMAGITDQPFRRLCAYYGAGLTFSEMMSTNPQVWHTEKSKLRLAHSEDLGLNTVQIAGSDPLEMAQAAAINVEYGAQIIDINMGCPAKKVNRKLAGSALLQFPDLVEKILREVVAAVNVPVTLKIRTGWDKSNRNCVQIGKIAEQCGIQALTVHGRTRACLFEGEAEYDNIKAVKQAIAIPVIANGDIDSARKAKFVLDYTGADAIMIGRAALGNPWLFQAVENLIEHDSISQMPSLNEKCGQILRHIQELHQFYGEQKGYRIARKHVAWYLQGIQPDSVFKQTFNTISDPKEQLIVLEDFFNLILDKEKC
- the prmA gene encoding 50S ribosomal protein L11 methyltransferase translates to MAWIQIRLNSTNEKAEQISDFLEEIGSVSVTFMDSQDTPIFEPLPGETRLWGNTDVIALFDAETDMAEIVRLLKEAKHLDSNTAYKIEQIEDKDWEREWMDNFHPMQFGKRLWICPSWRDVPDENAVNVMLDPGLAFGTGTHPTTALCLEWLDGLDLKDKTVIDFGCGSGILAIAALKLGAKSAVGIDIDPQAILASRNNAEQNGVADRLQLFLSDEKPSDLKADVVVANILAGPLKELYPIISQLVKPNGDLGLSGILETQAQSVSDAYTQTFALEPVAVREEWCRITGKLKTL
- the glmS gene encoding glutamine--fructose-6-phosphate transaminase (isomerizing); translated protein: MCGIVGAVAQRDVAEILINGLHRLEYRGYDSAGVAVVNEHHELQRVRCLGKVKALDEAVSEKPLIGGTGIAHTRWATHGEPSETNAHPHASGTFAVVHNGIIENHEELRELLRSRGYVFLSQTDTEVIAHLVEWEMRSTDSLLDAVKKAVKQLTGAYGMVVMDSRHPEHLVAARSGSPLVIGLGIGENFLASDQLALLSVTRRFIFLEEGDIAEITRRTVDIYDTYGNKVEREIHESNLENDAAEKGKFRHFMQKEIYEQPTALINTMEGRINHENVIVDSIGNGAKGILEKVEHIQIVACGTSYNAGMVARYWFESLAGVSCDVEIASEFRYRKFVTRPNSLLITLSQSGETADTLAALRLAKEKGYMAALTICNVPGSSLVRESDLAFMTRAGVEVGVASTKAFTTQLAALLMLVTALGKVKGHISAEKEQEIIKAMQSLPAEIEKALAFDTEIEALAEDFAEKHHALFLGRGAFYPIAVEASLKLKEISYIHAEAYAAGELKHGPLALIDADMPVIVVAPNNELLEKVKSNIEEVRARGGQLYVFADKEAGFTPSEGMKIITMPKVNDIVAPIFYTIPMQLLSYHVALIKGTDVDQPRNLAKSVTVE
- a CDS encoding HU family DNA-binding protein, with amino-acid sequence MNKTDLIDAIASAAELNKKQAKAALEATLEAITASLKKGEPVQLIGFGTFKVNARAARTGRNPQTGAEIKIAASKVPAFVSGKALKDAIK